AGGGAATTATCAAAGTGCCCTTAAACACTTCTTATCTGTTACTGATAAGGATATTAACGAGGCCAAGATGCTTAATTATCAAATTGGATACACAAACTTCAAACTAAAAAGTTATCCTAATGCTGCAAAATACTTTCAGCAATTTTTAGAACAAAATTTGGATGACAACGATTTAAACGATGATGCTTCCAATCGCCTAGGAGATTCTTTTTATGCTTCAAAAAGCTACACAAATGCTATTAAGGCATATAATAAGGTAATTCAAGAAGGTGGTGTAGGATCTGATTATGCACAATATCAAACAGCTATGAGTAATGGATTTTTGGGGAAAAATGATGCTAAAGTCCAAGATCTAGAAACTTTAATTAGTGATTACGATGGTTCTCAATTAAAAGACGATGCTTTATTTCAATTAGCAACCACTTACACAACCATGAATAACGTTTCAAAAGCACAAAAAGCTTACGAACGTTTATTAAAGAATCATCCAAAAAGCAACTATATTCCAAATGTATTATTGCGTCAAGGGTTATTATACTATAGTAACAACAATAATAGAAAAGCTATTGAAAAATATAAAGAGGTAGTTACTAAACATCCAAATTCTAACGAAGCAAAACAAGCAGTAAGCAACGTTAAAAATGTATATATCGATATAGGTAAAGTAGATGAATATGCCGCCTGGGTTAAAAGCATACCTTTTGCTAATGTTACCAATGCAGAATTAGATAACGCAACCTATCAATCTGCTGAAAATAAGTTCCTAGAGAACAACAACACTAGGGCTATTGAAGGGTTCAATAAATACTTACAACAATTTCCTAACGGAATTAATGTATTAAAAGCTCATTTTTATTTAGCACAAGCGTATAACAACACAAAGTTATTTGATAAAGCTATTCCTCACTACACCTATGTAAACAAACAAACTAAAAGTGAGTTTACAGAAGAATCTTTAACCAAGTTAGCTAACATTTATTTACAAAAAGAAGATTGGAGCAACGGTATTTTAGTGCTCCAACAACTAGAAAAAGAAGCTAACTATCCGCAAAACATCATTTTTGCTCAAAGTAATTTAATGAAAGGGTACTATAAAAAAGGTGATTATAGTAATGCTATCACCTATGCTGAAAAAGTATTAGTTAAAGGAAAGGTAGATACTAACATTGCTGAGGATGCTAAAATCATTTTAGCCCGCTCTTCTTTCAAAAACAATGACTTTTTAACTGCTGAAGAATATTTTAACGAAGCTAGTAAAAAAGCTACTGGTGAACTGAAAGCTGAATGTTTATACTACAATGCTTTCTTTTTACATGAGAATAAAGAATATGAAGCATCTACTAAAGCTGTACAAGATTTAATTGCTAACTACTCGTCATACAAATACTGGGGAGTTAAAAGTTATATAATTATGGCTAAGAATTATTATGCTTTAAAAGATGCGTACCAAGCAACATACATCTTGGAGAACATCATCAAAAACTTTACACAGTATAAAGATGTAATTGAAGAAGCAAAAAATGAGCTTCGTACCATTAAAAATAAAGAAGCAAAAACAAACGAATCAGTAACTACCCAAAACTAAAATTTGTTAATAACAAACGAAAGTTAAATGACTAGATCGATGAAAAAGCACTTAAGTTTACTTGTTTTATTTGTAGTAGCATATGCAAATGCACAAGAAAAAAACGTCACTAATAAAGCTAAAGACACTATAATAAAAACCGAAGTTGTAAATGTAGTAACTTCATATGTTCCTAAAATTACTGATGCTTTTAAAATAAAGCAAAAACCTGTGATTGAACACACAAAAGAAACTCAGAAAAAAGCTTTAGAATATCAAATATTTTCGGTTCCTGTTGCCTCTACTTTTATCCCCAAAAGTGGAACAATGAAAAAAGTTGACTTGGGCAAAAGAGAAAAGTTATATCCAAACTACGTATCAGTTGGATTTGGAAACATCCTTTCACCTTTTTTAGAAGCATATGTAAGACGTAGCGAAAGTTATAATAGCGAATTAGGAGCGCATTTAAAGTTTTTATTATCATCCGACCCTGTAGCTGACACAGAATTAAGTAGTACTTTTTATAATATTGACCTAAACATAAACTACACCCAACAAGAACGTTATTTTCAATGGTCAGCAGGTTTAGATGCTGAGAAAGATAAATATAACTGGTATGGCTTACCTACAAACATCACGTTTACAGAAGCTACTTTAAGTGCTATTGAAGAAGCCCAAAGTTACAATCACATAAAAATATTTGGTCAAATAAAACCTGATGATTCTTTTTTAGAAGAAGCTAATGGAGCAATCGCTTTTTTCTCTGACTCGTTTGAAAGTGCTGAATTTTTAGTTGATGGTAATGCACAATTTCGTTTTCCTTTAGATAATTTTCATCGCCAATTAAACGATTTGTATGTAAATACCACTATTAATTACTTAGGAGGTTCCTATGCTTATGCATATGATGCCGTTACTCCGATAGATTATAACTTCATTACACTTGGAGTACATCCAACTTACAAGTTCAATGTACAAGATTTAGCTATTCAATTGGGAGCAAAAAGTTACTTTTCAATGGATACAGAAAATAGCGAAAATAACTTTTTTATATACCCTGACGTGGAGATTTCTTATCCTATCGTTAAAGAACTAGCAAATGTATTTGTTGGTGCATCTGGTGATTTAACCACAAATATGTATCAATCTTTTACAGATGATAACCCATATTTGTCTCCTACTCTTGACATGAGACAAACTAATAAAAAGTTTGATGCTTTTGGAGGAATTAGAGGTAAACTAAATCATCAATTTAGTTATAATGCAAAAGTAAGTTATGCTGATATTGAAAATAATCCATTTTTTGTTTTGAATCAATCAAAGTCAGAAGGCGACAACATTGCTGGAACTAACGGATTTACATTCTATGGATATGAATATGGGAACTCTTTTAAAGTAGTTTATGATGATATTAAGTTAATGACCTTCTTTGGTGAAGTTGCCTTTGATGGTATTAAAAATCTTACTATTGGAGCTAATGCTCAGTTCAATAAATTTACCTTAACCAATGAAGAAGAAGCTTGGAACACGCCTAAAATAAAAGGAGAAGTTTTTGGAACCTACAAAACCAATAAATGGTTTGCTGGTGCTAACTTATACTTCGTAGGAAATCGTAAAGGAAGAATTTATGATACTTTACCTGCTGAGACCTTTACTTCAGTAGACTTAAAAAGTTATTTTGATGTAAACTTTAATGGGGGATATCATTTTGATGATTCGTTCTCTGTATTCTTAAACTTAAACAATGTTTTAAACAACAGCTATCAACGATTCAATAACTTTAATGTACAAGGATTTCAAGCAATGGGAGGTTTAACCTGGAAGTTTGATACACTGTTCTAAAAATTAAAATATATAACTTACATTTAGGGTGTTAAAACTAATACCCTAAATGAAAAAACTAACTTTTTTATTACTTACAAGTATTACTTTTTTTGCTTGTAAAACAGAACAAAAACAACCTACAGCAGCTTCAAACACCTACACAGAAGCAAACTACAAACAAGATTCAACACAAGTAAAAAAACTATTCAACACTGCACTTACCCAAGGTAAATCATATGAATGGCTACGTGATTTAACACAAAATATTGGAAGCCGTTTATCTGGTTCAGAAGGGGCAGCTAAATCAGTTATTTGGGGAGAAAAACTCATGAAAGAAGTTGGTTTAGATTCTGTTTGGCTACAACCCATTATGGTGCCTCATTGGGTTCGTGGAGAAAAAGAAATTGCTAATTATGAATTTAACGGAGGGAAAATAAATGTCCCTATTTGTGCTTTAGGAGGTTCAATTGCAACACCTTCTAACGGAATTACAGCAGAAGTTATCGAAGTAAAAAATATTGAAGAAGCTAAAAACTTAGGTGATAAAGCCAATGGTAAAATTGTATTTTTCAATGGTGCTTTTGACAACACTCTTATTAATACCTTTCAAGCTTATGGAGGTTGTGTAGGACAACGCTATGGAGGAGCTGCCATAGTTGGAAAATTTGGAGCAAAAGCAGTCATTGTTCGCTCTATGACTAATGGAATTGATGATTATCCACACACAGGTTCTATGGGGTACGGTGATATTCCAAAAGAAGAATACATTCCTGCAGCAGCTATTAGTTCTCGTGCTGCTGAAAACTTAAGCAAACATTTAAAAGAAAACCCTAACTTACAGTTTTATTTTAAACAAAGTTGTGAAAACTTACCTGATGCCCCTTCACACAATGTCGTAGGAGAAATTAAAGGAAGTGAATATCCTAATAAAATTATGGTTGTTGGCGGACATTTAGATTCTTGGGATTTAGGGGAAGGCGCACATGATGACGGAACTGGAATTGTACAGTCTTTAGAAGTAGCTTATCTATTAAAAAAGAACAATATTCAACCAAAAAACACCATACGTATTGTCTTTTTTATGAATGAGGAAAATGGTTTACGAGGAGCAACCGAATATGC
The nucleotide sequence above comes from Tenacibaculum singaporense. Encoded proteins:
- a CDS encoding TonB-dependent receptor — encoded protein: MKKHLSLLVLFVVAYANAQEKNVTNKAKDTIIKTEVVNVVTSYVPKITDAFKIKQKPVIEHTKETQKKALEYQIFSVPVASTFIPKSGTMKKVDLGKREKLYPNYVSVGFGNILSPFLEAYVRRSESYNSELGAHLKFLLSSDPVADTELSSTFYNIDLNINYTQQERYFQWSAGLDAEKDKYNWYGLPTNITFTEATLSAIEEAQSYNHIKIFGQIKPDDSFLEEANGAIAFFSDSFESAEFLVDGNAQFRFPLDNFHRQLNDLYVNTTINYLGGSYAYAYDAVTPIDYNFITLGVHPTYKFNVQDLAIQLGAKSYFSMDTENSENNFFIYPDVEISYPIVKELANVFVGASGDLTTNMYQSFTDDNPYLSPTLDMRQTNKKFDAFGGIRGKLNHQFSYNAKVSYADIENNPFFVLNQSKSEGDNIAGTNGFTFYGYEYGNSFKVVYDDIKLMTFFGEVAFDGIKNLTIGANAQFNKFTLTNEEEAWNTPKIKGEVFGTYKTNKWFAGANLYFVGNRKGRIYDTLPAETFTSVDLKSYFDVNFNGGYHFDDSFSVFLNLNNVLNNSYQRFNNFNVQGFQAMGGLTWKFDTLF
- a CDS encoding tetratricopeptide repeat protein; translation: MRFNCFKKSCYLFLFLTFTTAVIAQESAINTDANADFHKAIRLYNNKAYAASQELFREVSVNSEKHHNLKANADYYDAMCAIKLQQDDADYRVNQFVENYPYNNKKEKAFLNVGNYYFANRKAAHALKWYQKVNEKLLSPEEKNELNYKMGYALLVSNYLKDAKSRFQTLLGNPIYGNDARYYYGYIAYKQENFGEAEDNLSQLANDATYQAKANYYILDISFKAGRFDKSIQIGEQLLKTTKDQKEISEISKIVGESYFNLKKYEKAIPFLKAYKGKNGRWTNTDYYYLGYAYYQQKDYETAISNFNKIIDGNNKVAQNAYYHLGECYLELDKKPEALNAFKNASEMDFDAQITQSSSLNYAKLSYEEGNPYESVPDVLKGFLAKYPTSPNAAEISNLLVTSYLHQRDYQGALDFLNTSDTPESKSIISEVSLYRGIQLYNENKIAEAKPYFVNATQSENTTVSNKAAYWLAETEYTLGNYQSALKHFLSVTDKDINEAKMLNYQIGYTNFKLKSYPNAAKYFQQFLEQNLDDNDLNDDASNRLGDSFYASKSYTNAIKAYNKVIQEGGVGSDYAQYQTAMSNGFLGKNDAKVQDLETLISDYDGSQLKDDALFQLATTYTTMNNVSKAQKAYERLLKNHPKSNYIPNVLLRQGLLYYSNNNNRKAIEKYKEVVTKHPNSNEAKQAVSNVKNVYIDIGKVDEYAAWVKSIPFANVTNAELDNATYQSAENKFLENNNTRAIEGFNKYLQQFPNGINVLKAHFYLAQAYNNTKLFDKAIPHYTYVNKQTKSEFTEESLTKLANIYLQKEDWSNGILVLQQLEKEANYPQNIIFAQSNLMKGYYKKGDYSNAITYAEKVLVKGKVDTNIAEDAKIILARSSFKNNDFLTAEEYFNEASKKATGELKAECLYYNAFFLHENKEYEASTKAVQDLIANYSSYKYWGVKSYIIMAKNYYALKDAYQATYILENIIKNFTQYKDVIEEAKNELRTIKNKEAKTNESVTTQN
- a CDS encoding M20/M25/M40 family metallo-hydrolase, whose translation is MKKLTFLLLTSITFFACKTEQKQPTAASNTYTEANYKQDSTQVKKLFNTALTQGKSYEWLRDLTQNIGSRLSGSEGAAKSVIWGEKLMKEVGLDSVWLQPIMVPHWVRGEKEIANYEFNGGKINVPICALGGSIATPSNGITAEVIEVKNIEEAKNLGDKANGKIVFFNGAFDNTLINTFQAYGGCVGQRYGGAAIVGKFGAKAVIVRSMTNGIDDYPHTGSMGYGDIPKEEYIPAAAISSRAAENLSKHLKENPNLQFYFKQSCENLPDAPSHNVVGEIKGSEYPNKIMVVGGHLDSWDLGEGAHDDGTGIVQSLEVAYLLKKNNIQPKNTIRIVFFMNEENGLRGATEYARLAKQNNELHIGALESDAGGHTPRGFSIDANERNLQLVQSWKKLLAPYGLHDITAGGGGADIGPLKDDHVTLVGYRPDSQRYFDYHHAATDTFDKVNKRELELGSASMASIIYLMDKYLYNEESLKP